Genomic DNA from Bacillota bacterium:
CCGGTTCTTCCAGCGCGGCGTCGACCCCCGCGACGAGTCCAGTGACGTCCACCGGACTCCCCTCATGTTCGACCGCTACGAAACGCCTGCTTCCGGCTTCCATCAACGCGAGTCTCATTGACCGCACCATCCTTCCACGGCCACGACCCTGGCCGGCGCCCCGTCTCCGTCGCGGAGCTTGACCGGCAAGGCCAGCAGCCACACCTCGTCCTCTTTGATTTCCTCGAGGTGAGTCAGGTTCTCGATGAGTATCCGGCCGTTCCCCAGGTAAAGACGGTGAATGTCGAGGTCCAGGGGGAAGTCCACCGCCAGGAACTTGATCCCCTTTTCGAGCAGGTACTGGGCAGCGTCATAGTCCAGTCCGGGGATGTCGGTAAAGTACTTCCCGGAATCCCAGCGGCGGTCCCACAGGGTGCGGATGATGACGCCTACGTCGGGCCCCACGTTGAGGGCCTTCGCCTTGTCTAGGCCGATCCTCCCGCGCTCTCCGATTCCCGACGCGTCGAGAACCACCGCGCGGCTTATGACTTGAGCCAGCGGCACGTTGTCGATCGTGGTTGCCCCGGAACAGAAATGGGCCGGCGCGTCCACGTGCGTCGCTGAATGAGTGGCCATTTCCAGTTTCCTGACCATGCATTTGTTCTTCTCGTAGGTGCCGGTGACCTCGACTTTCACGGGTGCGTGGTAGTCGCCCCAGAACTTCGGCATCCCTTCGTAGACGGTTAGTGCCAGATCGATGAAACGCAATTGACCGCACCTCCTGAAGAATTGATCGGCCCTGTATCGATGCCGGCCGTGGCGCGTGGCTCAAGCCCCCTGATTACACGGGTGAGCCGCGTGAAATCATCCTGATGGCCCCCACCGGGCAGACCCGCGGTTCTGCGCAAAGGCCGCAGCCGCCGCAGGTTCCCGGATCTACCTGTCTCCGGCCGGCGCCGTCAACGGGCGTAATGGCGTCGTGAAAGCAGAACCCCTGGCATCGCCCGCAATCTGTACACAATTCCGGCGTGACCGAGGCTACTAGGTCACCACCGCGGGCGATCTGCTCCAGCTCCAGGAAGAAAACGGCAGCCTTCCCGATGAGAGCCTGCACGGTCGTGCCCTGCGAGGAAACGTAGGCCCCGATGCCCTCGACCATCGAGGTGATCACCTGGAATCCCGAAATCATCACAGCGGAGCATACCTGGACCGACCCCGCCCCGGCGAGCAGGTACTTGATTATGTCGCTGGCGCTGGTTGCCCCGCCGGTGGCGCTCACCGGCCGCCCGAGCCGCCTGTATGCAGCGAGCACCTGGGCCAGCACGGCATATTTGATCCACGGGCCGCCGTGACCGGCGACCGAGCGGTGCATCACCGGGGCCATCGTCTCGATGTCTATGTCGAGCCCGGCCGGCCGGTTGGCCAGGGTGACCCCCGCAGCGCCCGCCCGCAACACCCGCTCGGCTATGTGGACAATGTCGGGCCGGAGCGGGAGCTTGGCCACGACTGGTACCGGGCTGCCGGTCGACGCCGCCTGGACCTGTTCTTCGAGAATGGCCAGTGAGCTGCCATCTATGGAATGGGGGCACGACACATCCATCTCCAGCGCGCTAACCCCGCAGGAGCCAATCTGCGCCGCCAGGCCGCGCCACTCCTCCGGGTCCGCGGCCAGGAGGCTGCCGAAGACGGGCCGGCCGCCGGCGGCGCAGGGGAACGCCCGCGTACGCCGTCGCCAGCCGGTTTTGGGCCTGTTCCTTCATCCGGGCCCGCACTTCGCCGGCTGAACGCTTTGTCGCGCGTTCGGTCATGCGCCTTCCCTCCTCCTGTCACCTGTCCTCGCTCCGAGGTATGCCTGGCGCACACCCGGGTCGTCCAGGAGCTCGCCCCCGGTGCCCTCCATCACGACCCGGCCGGTTTCCAGCACGTACCCGTGGTCTGATATGGCGAGCGCCTGTGAGGCGTTCTGTTCTACCAGCAGTACCGGGATGCCACGGGAGTGGATGTCGATTATCGCCTGGAACAGGCGTTCTATCAGGATCGGCGCCAAGCCCAGAGAGGGCTCGTCTAGGAGCAACAGCCTGGGCTTCGCCATAATGCCCCTGGCCACGGCCAGCATCTGTTGTTCCCCTCCAGAGAGGGTGCCGGCGGGCTGGCGCGAGCGCTCCTCGAGGATCGGAAAGAGATTGTAGACATATTCTAGATCCGCTCCGAAATCGTCCCGACGGGAGTACGCGCCCATCAGGAGGTTCTCGTAGACAGACATGTTCGGGAATACCTTGCGGCCTTCCGGTACGTGGACTATCCCCCGGGCAACGATGAGATTTGGCTTGCGGGGCAATTCATCCCCCATGAAACGAATGCTTCCGGACTTAACCGTTATCAGGCCCGAGATGGCCTGCAGGAGGGTGGTTTTCCCCGCGCCGTTGGCCCCGATGATGCTGGTGATTTCCCCCTCGCGCACCGTGATCGTGGCCGAGGAAAGCGCCTGCACCGCTCCGTAGCATACCGAGAGGTCCCGGATCTCCAGCACTGCGGTCACCTCCTCCGCCCCAGGTAGGCTTCGACTACGAGTTCGTTATCCTGGATCTCCGTGGGTGTTCCGTGGGCGATGACCCTCCCGAAGTTCAGGACAGTAATCCGGTCGCAAAGATCCATGACGACGTCCATGTGATGCTCGATGAGGAGGACGGTAAGGCCGTACTCCCTGGTGATCCTCTGTATCAGGTCCGTCAGATCGAGGGTCTCCCGCGGGTTTAGCCCGGCCGCGGGTTCATCGAGGAGCAGAAGCCGCGGTCTCAGCGCCAGCGCCCTTGCGATCTCCAGCTTGCGCTGAAGACCATACGGGAGGCTCGTCCCTTGAACGCGGGCCATACCTGCCAGTCCCACGGCGGCCAGGATTTCCATGGCAGTGGAACGCGCCTGTGCCTCAGCGCGCTTGACACCGCCCGTACGCAGGCAGGCGTCGACGAGGCTGTATTCAGCCTGCCGGTGAAGTGCGGTTACCACGTTCTCCAGTACGGACATGCCCTTGAACAACCGTATGTTCTGAAACGTCCTCCCGATGCCCTGGGCGGCTATGCGGTGCGCGGGCATGCCCGCGATATCGGCTGAAGCCAGTCGCACGTGCCCCGAATCGGGGCGGTAGATGCCCGATATGAGGTTGAAAACGGTCGTCTTCCCCGCCCCGTTGGGACCGATCAGGCCATATATCTTGCCTTGTGGGACACTGACGCCGAAGTCATCCACGGCAACAAGGCCGCCAAAGCGTTTAGTCAGGCCCGACACTTCCAGCAGGAAGCCCACGGGGGCGGTATCGACGGCGCATGGCATGCTAGTCATGACGGCTCCCTCCTCTCGCGCCGGACGCGTGCGGCCAGTTGTCCAAGCCACTCCCATGAGACCTCGAAGTTCCCGCACAGGCCGCCCGGGCGGTAAAGGATGACTACCAGGATGGCCACGGCGTATATGACGAACCTCCAGGCAGCCGCAAAACGCAGGATCTCCGGCAGCGTGGTTATGAACACTGTCGCCATCACTCCGCCCGTGAGGCTTTGCAAACCCCCAAAGAAGACGATCGTCACCAGCTCAGCCGACCTGTTCCACCCGAACATGTTCGGCTCTATATAAGTGATGTAGTGGGCGAACAGCGCCCCGGCGAGTCCAGCCAGGCCGGCGCTGATGGCGAAGGCGGCCTGCTTGTACCAGAAGGTGTCGATGGCCATCGCCTCGGCGGCCAGCGGGTCGCTCATCAGGGCGATGCAGTTCCGGCCGTACTTGGAGCGCACGAAATTCCTGACCAGCGCGAGGGAGGCGGCCGCCAGTAGCAGGATGGCCCACGGTCCCGCCGATAGGGGTATGCCTGGCAGCCCCACGGCGCCACCCGTGATGCCTGGAAGCGCTGTGACCAGCGCGCGGATTGCCTCGCCGACGCCCATGGTTGCGAGAACGAAGTACTCGCGCCGTAATCTCAAGGTGGGGTAGCCGATGACCAGCGCTACGAGGACTGAAACCAGCGTGCCGCCAGCCCAGGCCAGCGCGGAGGGCAGGCGGAGGTTCAGCATCAGCAGCGCGGAAGCGTATGCGCCGATGGCCATGAATCCGGCGTGACCGAAGGAAACGAGGCCGGTGACGCCCATCAGGAGGTACAACCCCGCGACGATCATGACGTTCAGGGCGGTGAAGACCAGGATACCCTGGTAGAATGAAGACATGCTACCCCACCTTCAGGCCTTTTCTTGAGTGAACCTGCCCAGGAGCCCGCTGGGCCGGACCAGTAAAATGAAGATAAGTAGCGCGTAGATGAACACCGGGCTGAAGGCGCTCGACACGTAGGCGACGAGCATGATCTCGATCAGGCCGAGAACCACGCCTCCGACGACGGCCCCCGCGACACTTCCGAGCCCGCCGAAGATCGCGGCGACGAAGCCTTTCAGTATGAGTTGACCGAGCTGCGGGTACACCGAATACTTGATCCCCAGGAAGACGCCGGCGATGCCCGCCAGGCAGCCCGCCATGAGGAACGCGAAAGTGACTATCCGGTCGGTGTCCACGCCCATGAGGGCAGCCACCCTGAGATCGTAAGAGGCGGCACGCATGGCCCTACCGATCTTCGTTCCATAGATGATGAAGTTCAGCGCGACCAGCGCGAGGCACGCCGTCAGCATCATCAGGAAATCCAGGTAGCCCACGGTCACCGGCCACTGGATCAGGGGGGTGGATGTTACAAGCCTGGGATACACGTAGAAGGTGGCTCCAGCCCCGACGAGCAGCAGGTTCTCGAATAGCAACGACACCGCCATAGACGAGATGAGGAAATAGACGATGGGTATCTCCCTGAGGCGGATGGGCCGGAACGCTCCCTTTTCGGCCAGCGCGGCGACAATTGCCGTGGCAGCGCCGGCTACGGCGATTGACCCCGCCAGGCCCAATCGCAGCAGGCCCGCTCCCAGCAAACCCGCGTAAGCTCCGACGGCCAGCAACGAGCCGTGGGCCAGGTTCGTAAACCGCAGGATGCTGTATATCAACGA
This window encodes:
- a CDS encoding branched-chain amino acid ABC transporter permease; the encoded protein is MSSFYQGILVFTALNVMIVAGLYLLMGVTGLVSFGHAGFMAIGAYASALLMLNLRLPSALAWAGGTLVSVLVALVIGYPTLRLRREYFVLATMGVGEAIRALVTALPGITGGAVGLPGIPLSAGPWAILLLAAASLALVRNFVRSKYGRNCIALMSDPLAAEAMAIDTFWYKQAAFAISAGLAGLAGALFAHYITYIEPNMFGWNRSAELVTIVFFGGLQSLTGGVMATVFITTLPEILRFAAAWRFVIYAVAILVVILYRPGGLCGNFEVSWEWLGQLAARVRRERREPS
- a CDS encoding branched-chain amino acid ABC transporter permease, whose product is MLAQQTINGIAIGGIYALIAVGFSLIYSILRFTNLAHGSLLAVGAYAGLLGAGLLRLGLAGSIAVAGAATAIVAALAEKGAFRPIRLREIPIVYFLISSMAVSLLFENLLLVGAGATFYVYPRLVTSTPLIQWPVTVGYLDFLMMLTACLALVALNFIIYGTKIGRAMRAASYDLRVAALMGVDTDRIVTFAFLMAGCLAGIAGVFLGIKYSVYPQLGQLILKGFVAAIFGGLGSVAGAVVGGVVLGLIEIMLVAYVSSAFSPVFIYALLIFILLVRPSGLLGRFTQEKA
- a CDS encoding cyclase family protein — protein: MRFIDLALTVYEGMPKFWGDYHAPVKVEVTGTYEKNKCMVRKLEMATHSATHVDAPAHFCSGATTIDNVPLAQVISRAVVLDASGIGERGRIGLDKAKALNVGPDVGVIIRTLWDRRWDSGKYFTDIPGLDYDAAQYLLEKGIKFLAVDFPLDLDIHRLYLGNGRILIENLTHLEEIKEDEVWLLALPVKLRDGDGAPARVVAVEGWCGQ
- a CDS encoding 4Fe-4S binding protein gives rise to the protein MDVSCPHSIDGSSLAILEEQVQAASTGSPVPVVAKLPLRPDIVHIAERVLRAGAAGVTLANRPAGLDIDIETMAPVMHRSVAGHGGPWIKYAVLAQVLAAYRRLGRPVSATGGATSASDIIKYLLAGAGSVQVCSAVMISGFQVITSMVEGIGAYVSSQGTTVQALIGKAAVFFLELEQIARGGDLVASVTPELCTDCGRCQGFCFHDAITPVDGAGRRQVDPGTCGGCGLCAEPRVCPVGAIRMISRGSPV
- a CDS encoding ABC transporter ATP-binding protein, whose translation is MPCAVDTAPVGFLLEVSGLTKRFGGLVAVDDFGVSVPQGKIYGLIGPNGAGKTTVFNLISGIYRPDSGHVRLASADIAGMPAHRIAAQGIGRTFQNIRLFKGMSVLENVVTALHRQAEYSLVDACLRTGGVKRAEAQARSTAMEILAAVGLAGMARVQGTSLPYGLQRKLEIARALALRPRLLLLDEPAAGLNPRETLDLTDLIQRITREYGLTVLLIEHHMDVVMDLCDRITVLNFGRVIAHGTPTEIQDNELVVEAYLGRRR
- a CDS encoding ABC transporter ATP-binding protein, whose product is MLEIRDLSVCYGAVQALSSATITVREGEITSIIGANGAGKTTLLQAISGLITVKSGSIRFMGDELPRKPNLIVARGIVHVPEGRKVFPNMSVYENLLMGAYSRRDDFGADLEYVYNLFPILEERSRQPAGTLSGGEQQMLAVARGIMAKPRLLLLDEPSLGLAPILIERLFQAIIDIHSRGIPVLLVEQNASQALAISDHGYVLETGRVVMEGTGGELLDDPGVRQAYLGARTGDRRREGA